One Lactobacillus sp. ESL0785 DNA window includes the following coding sequences:
- the hxlB gene encoding 6-phospho-3-hexuloisomerase, whose protein sequence is MKNYTINILRQLTEYAKNLNTNELKAVVLQIKQARHIFLAGAGRSGLAVQAFTNRLMHLGYSTSFVGEISSPHSHPGDLLIICSGSGETASLKALAKKAKNVKVTVVLFTTAKNSSIAGLADYQVLLPGKAKGTIADETGFEQPMASSFEQLAFLTFDGLVINLMDETGETSASMFARHADFE, encoded by the coding sequence ATGAAAAATTATACGATTAATATTTTAAGACAGTTGACAGAATATGCAAAAAATTTAAATACGAATGAACTAAAAGCTGTTGTTTTACAAATTAAACAGGCACGACATATTTTTTTAGCAGGAGCAGGTCGCTCAGGCTTGGCGGTCCAGGCTTTTACCAATAGGTTGATGCATTTAGGTTACTCTACAAGCTTTGTTGGTGAGATTAGTTCGCCGCATTCACATCCAGGAGATCTGTTAATTATTTGTTCGGGATCAGGTGAAACAGCTAGCTTAAAGGCATTGGCAAAAAAAGCTAAAAATGTAAAGGTTACGGTAGTTTTATTTACAACTGCCAAAAATTCTTCGATAGCTGGGTTAGCCGATTATCAGGTGCTTCTACCAGGAAAAGCTAAGGGAACAATTGCTGATGAAACTGGCTTTGAGCAGCCAATGGCGTCTTCATTTGAGCAGTTAGCATTCTTAACGTTTGATGGCTTAGTAATTAATTTAATGGATGAAACTGGCGAAACTTCTGCATCAATGTTTGCTAGACATGCGGATTTTGAATAA
- a CDS encoding SDR family NAD(P)-dependent oxidoreductase has protein sequence MKKFEGKVILVTGAANGIGKGIVEKFAQNGANTVIVDFDEKKGQAVADELTSKYQKSLFVKTDVSDYSALENVHAKVMETFGRIDSLIIDAGIAYADTVDEISVEEWQRVININLSGAFYTVKAFYQEFLENKGSMVFITSGSALSGTGGGVAYPASKAGDEGLMRGLAKELGPKGVTVNAIAPRVIDSGLLSVHYPTKESLKPLLKQIAVRRIGKVDDVANLAYFLASPENSYIQGQTILLDGNRTVR, from the coding sequence ATGAAAAAATTTGAAGGTAAAGTTATTTTGGTAACTGGCGCTGCTAATGGGATTGGTAAGGGTATTGTAGAAAAGTTTGCACAAAATGGTGCCAATACTGTTATCGTGGATTTTGATGAGAAAAAAGGCCAGGCTGTCGCTGATGAATTGACAAGTAAGTATCAGAAGTCATTGTTTGTCAAAACCGACGTGTCTGATTATTCTGCCCTTGAAAATGTTCACGCCAAAGTAATGGAAACTTTTGGCAGAATTGATAGTTTGATTATTGATGCCGGTATTGCATATGCAGATACTGTAGATGAAATTTCTGTTGAGGAATGGCAAAGGGTAATTAACATTAACTTGTCAGGTGCATTTTATACCGTTAAAGCCTTTTATCAGGAATTCTTAGAAAATAAGGGCAGCATGGTCTTTATTACTTCGGGTTCTGCATTAAGTGGTACTGGTGGTGGTGTTGCATATCCTGCTTCAAAGGCTGGTGATGAAGGCTTGATGAGAGGATTGGCAAAAGAATTGGGCCCTAAAGGCGTAACTGTCAATGCAATAGCTCCGAGGGTAATTGATTCAGGTTTGTTAAGCGTGCATTATCCAACTAAGGAAAGCTTAAAGCCATTATTAAAGCAAATTGCTGTTAGAAGAATTGGTAAAGTAGATGACGTTGCTAACTTAGCTTATTTCTTGGCAAGTCCTGAGAATTCTTACATTCAAGGTCAAACTATATTATTAGATGGAAATAGAACGGTTAGATAG